In one window of Protaetiibacter larvae DNA:
- a CDS encoding DUF4190 domain-containing protein — translation MTETTSTPTAAPEQPAAPQNPYAGPAPTGATATSPTTTPGFSIAALVTGIASIPTGLAVGSIVAIVLGFVARSREPQGRLMANWGIALGFLGLFGWLVLAIIGFSIALPFLAFAPFWF, via the coding sequence ATGACCGAAACAACCTCGACCCCCACCGCGGCCCCCGAGCAGCCCGCCGCCCCCCAGAACCCCTACGCCGGCCCCGCACCCACCGGGGCCACCGCCACGTCCCCCACCACGACGCCCGGCTTCAGCATCGCCGCCCTCGTGACCGGCATCGCGTCCATCCCCACCGGCCTCGCGGTCGGCAGCATCGTGGCGATCGTGCTGGGCTTCGTGGCCAGGAGCCGCGAACCGCAGGGCCGCCTCATGGCCAACTGGGGCATCGCGCTCGGCTTCCTGGGACTGTTCGGCTGGCTCGTGCTGGCGATCATCGGCTTCTCGATCGCCCTGCCGTTCCTGGCCTTCGCGCCCTTCTGGTTCTGA
- the holA gene encoding DNA polymerase III subunit delta → MAGRGAGTTAKTSIPQLAWHAVTPAPVVLVTGPEALLAERAIRAVREQLRGADPSLEVSDIDAGQYAPGELLTLASPSLFAEPRLIRVSQVEKATDAFLEEALDYLAAPADDTVLVLRHGGGVRGKKLLDAIRGGLGGGVEVVCAELKREGDKIDFAAAEFRAAKRKATPGAVRALVAAFTDDLAELAAACRQLVSDTDGDITEQLVDRYYAGRAEVTAFAVADAAIAGRLGEALGLLRHALASGSDPVPMVAAFALKIRTMAKLAGARGSSNDLARQFGLQGWQVDRARRDLQGWTDEGLARAIRSLADADAQVKGAGRDPVYALERLVAVIAARGAV, encoded by the coding sequence ATGGCGGGACGAGGCGCGGGCACGACGGCGAAGACCTCGATCCCGCAGCTCGCCTGGCACGCGGTGACTCCCGCGCCCGTCGTGCTGGTGACCGGCCCGGAGGCGCTGCTCGCCGAGCGTGCGATCCGAGCGGTCCGCGAGCAGCTGCGGGGCGCCGATCCCTCGCTCGAGGTGTCGGATATCGACGCCGGCCAGTACGCGCCCGGCGAACTGCTCACCCTCGCGAGCCCGTCGCTGTTCGCCGAACCGCGGCTCATCCGGGTGAGCCAGGTCGAGAAGGCCACCGACGCCTTCCTCGAGGAGGCTCTCGACTACCTCGCGGCCCCCGCGGACGACACCGTGCTCGTCTTGCGTCACGGCGGCGGGGTGCGCGGCAAGAAGCTGCTGGATGCGATCCGTGGCGGCCTCGGCGGGGGCGTCGAGGTGGTGTGCGCCGAGCTGAAGCGCGAGGGCGACAAGATCGACTTCGCCGCCGCCGAGTTCCGCGCGGCGAAACGCAAGGCGACCCCGGGGGCGGTGCGGGCGCTCGTGGCAGCGTTCACCGACGACCTCGCCGAACTGGCGGCGGCCTGTCGGCAGCTCGTCTCCGACACGGACGGCGACATCACCGAGCAGCTCGTCGACCGCTACTACGCCGGCCGCGCCGAGGTGACCGCGTTCGCGGTCGCGGATGCCGCGATCGCCGGCCGGCTCGGCGAGGCGCTCGGCCTCCTGCGGCACGCTCTGGCATCCGGATCCGATCCCGTGCCGATGGTGGCGGCGTTCGCCCTCAAGATCCGCACGATGGCGAAGCTCGCCGGGGCGCGCGGCTCCTCCAACGACCTCGCCCGGCAGTTCGGGCTGCAGGGCTGGCAGGTGGATCGTGCGCGTCGCGACCTGCAGGGCTGGACGGACGAGGGCCTCGCCCGCGCCATCCGCTCGCTCGCCGACGCCGACGCCCAGGTGAAGGGCGCCGGCCGCGACCCCGTCTATGCGCTCGAGCGTCTGGTCGCCGTGATCGCCGCCCGCGGCGCGGTCTGA
- the rpsT gene encoding 30S ribosomal protein S20: MANIKSQIKRIGTNKKAQERNKAVKSELKTAVRATREAIASGDKAKAEAALVRAGKKLDKAASKGVIHKNQAANRKSAISKQVAAL; encoded by the coding sequence ATGGCGAACATCAAGTCGCAGATCAAGCGCATCGGCACCAACAAGAAGGCCCAGGAGCGCAACAAGGCCGTCAAGAGCGAGCTCAAGACCGCCGTCCGCGCCACCCGCGAGGCCATCGCCTCGGGCGACAAGGCCAAGGCTGAGGCCGCCCTCGTGCGCGCCGGCAAGAAGCTCGACAAGGCCGCGAGCAAGGGCGTCATCCACAAGAACCAGGCCGCCAACCGCAAGTCGGCGATCTCGAAGCAGGTCGCCGCGCTGTAA